Within Paenibacillus sp. RUD330, the genomic segment AGGCGGCAGATGGCGATGCGCCTCCTCGCCCCACAGCCGCCAGCAGGCTCCAGGCGCCGTGCGGCCAGCCCGGCCGCGCCGCTGGTCGGCGGAGGCGCGCGATACCGGCTCCGTCTCCAGCCGCGACATGCCCGTGCGCGGCGAAAACTTCGGCACGCGCGCAAGGCCCGCGTCCACGACCGCGCGCACACCCGCGACGGTCAAGCTGGACTCGGCGATGCCGGTCGCCAGCACGATCTTGCGGCTCCCCGGCGGGCATGGCGCCACTGCGTCGTCCTGCTCGCGCAGCGGCATGCTTCCATGCAGCTGGCGCAGAGCCGTTCCCTCCGGCAAGCCCATCCGGCGCAGCGCGTCTCCCGTCCTCCGGATCTCGGCCATGCCCGGCAGGAAGACGAGCACGTCGCCCTCCTGCCGCCGCAGCGCTTCCATCACGGCTGCGGCAGCGTCCTGCTCCAGCCTGGAGCTGCCTCCCCGCGGCCGGTAGAAAGTCTCGACCGGGTATTGGCGGCCTTCGCTGAGAATGACCGGCGCCCCTCCTAGAAGCTCCGATACCTTGCCTGCCGCAAGCGTCGCCGACATGACGAGCAGCCTCAGGTCCTCCCTCAGCAGGGAAGCCGACTGCAGGCACAGGGCAAGGCCGAGATCGCTGCTGAGATGCCGCTCATGGAACTCGTCGAAGATGACGGCCCCGTAAGCCTCGAGTGCCGGATCCTCCTGCAGCATGCGCGTCAGCACGCCTTCCGTCACGACCTCGATTCTTGTGCCCGGGCCTACCTTCGTCTCCAGCCGGACGCGGTAGCCGACCGTCTCCCCCGCGCTCTCCCCGAGGATGCGCGCCATGTAGGCCGCAGCCGAGCGCGCAGCGAGCCTGCGGGGCTCCAGCATGAGCAGCTTGCGCCCTTCCAGCCAGCGGCTCTCCAGCAAGGCGAGCGGAACGCGGGTCGTCTTGCCCGCTCCGGGCTGGGCGACCAGCACGGCGCGCGTACCGGAATCCAGCGCCTCCAGCAGCTCCGGCATCACTTCGTCTATGGGCAGTCTATCTGCCTCCGCCATGGCATTCCCTCCGGTTTCTATCGCGATGTACGGACTCTACTCTACCACACCGGAAGCCTTCGGCGCCAAGCCGCCGGCCCGGAATTCACTCGGGGATCGGCGTCTTCTCGATTCAGCCGGGCAGTCCGGCGGCGGTGCCGAATCGCTGCCCGGGGCACAAAGAACGCAGCATTCCTTTCATCGCCATGACTTGGCCTCCTTCAAGCCAACGACAACAAAAGCCGCCCCGGCGGGACGGCTTCAATCATCAAGGCTTGAGTTTGATATCATTGCAGGAGGAGAATCTCTTCAGCCGTTTATGAAGCTTGGGAAGGTCAAGTGCTGGATAGGGAAGCGGCTGGAATTCTAAACTCTCTTGAGCGCTTCTGAAGCGTTGAGCGGCTGAGTTTTGAAGGTTTTCCTGCACCAGCAGTCACTTCCCACCCGCCTGCAGCGCATCGTCCAGCAGCGCCTGTCCCCGTTTCTGGATATGGGCCGCCGCCTGCGCTGCCGTCTGGCTTCCCTTAGCCGCGGCGGATATCTCTTCGTTCTTCAGCTCCGTATACATGCCGTCGAATTCCAGTCTTTTCGGACTGTTCCAGCCTCGCGGAATATCGACGAGCTGCGGATTGATGCAGGGCTCAAGCTCGAACAGCTTGTCCAGCAGCGGATCGCCCTTCAGTCGGGGATAGGCGGCGATCGGAACCGGCGCGTACCCCAGCTTGATTTTGGCTTTGGCGATATGCTCGCTGAGCATGAGCCGGATGATCTTCCATGCCTCCTGCTTGTGTTCGGACGAACGCGGTATGGACATGATCTGGCCGGCGCTGATATGAGCGCTGCGGCTCCGGTCCCGGGACAAGACCGGCGGCGTCGTCTCTCCGGTCTCGAATTGATACGGCTGGCCGCCGTAATTTTCGAGCGTCATCGCCGCCCTGCCTTTGGCGAACTGCTCCCCCGCCTCGACCGCTTCCTTATCATACACCTTGACGCCGTTCACGATCTTCGCCCGGTCTTCCTCCAGAGACAAGGATCCGTTCCGGTACAGCTGCACGATCTTGTCCAGAACCAGGCCCAGCTCGGGACTATTCCATAACAGCTTGGTGCCGTCCGGGCTGAAATCCGACATGCCTTCGCTATAGAGATAAGCGCCGACCAGGTCGGAAGGCGTATGATTGACTCCCAAATGCAGGCCGGTCACCGGCTTCCCGCCAGCCTTCATGCCATCGAAGCGGCCAGCCAGCTCGAACACCTCTTCGATGCTCATTCCGTCCCGGGGCGGTTCGACCCCCGCCTTCTCAAACAGCTCCTTGTTGTAGCGGAGAACGCTGAAGGTGACTTCCGGCGAAAGTCCCAGCAGCTTGCCGCCTCCCGCCGCGCTCAGCAGATCCGGCATTCCGCCGTAAAGGTCTTCCTTGCGGAGGCTGGAGTCTTTCATGTAGGGAGTCAGATCCTCCAGCAGCTGCTTGCCGCCCAGCTGCGAATAGAAGACATCCCATGTCAGGAGCAGATCCGGCTTTTGCTCCTTCAACACCTTTTCGTACATCTCGGGGGTGAGGGAGCTCGTGTAATCGGGGTTCATTTCCACCACCTCGACAGACAGCTCCGGATAAGCGGCTTCGATGTAATCCCGGTACATGGCGTCGAATTGGCTCTTGCTGTCGGCGACGACCTTGATGCTCGGGCGCGGAGCCGGACCTGCGGAGGAGCTGCTGCATCCAGCGATGGCGCCGGAGCCGATCAAGGCGGCGATCAACGGCGCGGCTGTCCAAAAACGTCTAGTCCTCGCCACGGACGATCCCCTCCTTGATCAAATTCCTTTCCAGAGCGATCAGATTCCTCGCCAAAACGTTCTCGATCAGTCGGAGCGCCTCCTCGGAGGACAGCTTTCCTTGCGACCACTGTTTCATCTGCGGTCCGTACTCGATCGAAAGATAGCCCAGATAGCTGTCGCCATCGTAAACAGGCAAGCTGTTCTCGTTCAGCTTTTTCGAGCCGCTCTCCGTATAAAAAGCCTTCCACCGCTCCTCCTGCTGGCTCTTCATCGCCTCCTCGAAAACCGGCATATCCATCGAATTGTCGGCATTCCTTTCCGTTTTGGACATGAGCACAGCCGCCTTCACCAGCTCCCAAGCGGCGTCCTTGTTCACGCTTTTGGCGTTGATGACGTAGATCCGGCTCATGTCCAGCAGATCAGACGCATTGACGGAGTCGATGTTTTGCTCGTAAGGCAACGTTTTCCAGTTCCTTTTGACGGCTTCGCTTTTGACTCCGGCCACGGACGGACGC encodes:
- a CDS encoding ABC transporter substrate-binding protein, with translation MARTRRFWTAAPLIAALIGSGAIAGCSSSSAGPAPRPSIKVVADSKSQFDAMYRDYIEAAYPELSVEVVEMNPDYTSSLTPEMYEKVLKEQKPDLLLTWDVFYSQLGGKQLLEDLTPYMKDSSLRKEDLYGGMPDLLSAAGGGKLLGLSPEVTFSVLRYNKELFEKAGVEPPRDGMSIEEVFELAGRFDGMKAGGKPVTGLHLGVNHTPSDLVGAYLYSEGMSDFSPDGTKLLWNSPELGLVLDKIVQLYRNGSLSLEEDRAKIVNGVKVYDKEAVEAGEQFAKGRAAMTLENYGGQPYQFETGETTPPVLSRDRSRSAHISAGQIMSIPRSSEHKQEAWKIIRLMLSEHIAKAKIKLGYAPVPIAAYPRLKGDPLLDKLFELEPCINPQLVDIPRGWNSPKRLEFDGMYTELKNEEISAAAKGSQTAAQAAAHIQKRGQALLDDALQAGGK